The Mesobacillus boroniphilus region ATGTGAGTGATTTCTCTAACCCTACTTTACTGCTTCTTTGTTTTTTGATGTTTATTGGAGCTTCCCCAAGCTCTGTAGGGGGCGGCATAAGGACGACTACTTTTGCGGTAATTATATTGCTGATCGTCAATTTTGCAAAAGGGCATAATGCGATCAAGGTGTTTGGACGTGAGCTGCATGAGGAAGATGTCCGAAAATCTGTTGTCGTCAGTTTTTTAGCGATGATCCTCTGTTTTGCGGCTGTGGTCATTTTGAATGCAACTGAAAGCTTTTCGATGATGGAGATTTTATTTGAAGTAAGTTCAGCGTTCGGGACGACAGGTTTGTCCATGGGAATAACGCCTGAACTTAGTACAGCAGGAAAGATTGTCATTATTTCCTTAATGTTCATAGGAAGAATAGGAATTCTATCGTTTATTTTCTTGTTCAGCCGCGGAAAGCTAGAGCCAAAATGCCATTATCCGAAAGAAAGATTGATTGTTGGATAGGGTTCCAGGAAGTATTGGGTGAAGGTAGTTGCCCGATGCTTCAACTAAGCGGTTTTGATGCAGGATTTTAACCTAAATCTAACCGCCTGCTTTGTTTATTGGCGAAAATATATTTTTATTGGCGATTTTCAAGATTTATTGGCGAAAAAATAATTTTATTGGCGATATTGAGCTGGTTATTGGCGAAAATCAATTTTTATTGGCGACTTGGAAATTTTAAAGGATTTTTTCCAGTTCGGATAAGGGGGACTAGGGATGCTTCTGGTGTCCCAGGAATAGTAAGGATTTGGGACGGATGAACCGTCCCTTTGTCTCTACGCATAGAACGTCCCAGTCCTCCCCCTTTATAAAGATCCTAACTTAGTGGCAGATATGGCCCCGGCTTTATTTGCAAACTCAGTATACTCCGTTAATTCAGCTTCGTTTTTAGGAATCCCCCTGTCATGAAAACAGGATAGAAGGGCTGCCATAAATGCGTCGCCAGCACCTGTTGTATCTACTGCTTTAACTACAAAACCGGGAACATGTATCCTCATATCATCATGAATGGCGTAAGCTCCGTATTTTCCTTTTGTGATAAAGAGGAATGGAATCTCCATTTTTACTAGTTGCTCTAATCCTTTTTCGAGGGTGTCTGTTTCTGTTAAAAATAGCAATTCATCCTCAGTCATTTTTACAATATCAGCCTTCTGGACATAGGATAAGATCGTTTCTCTGCACTGATTCTCATTTTCCCATCGTTTCAATCGGATATTCGTATCAAAAGCTATTAGTAAATTCTCTTCTTTGGCATATTGAAGAGCCTGTTCAGTTGTATTTCTTGCGATTGGATGAAAAAGAGTTCCCGATCCAAAGTAAAAGATTTTACTAGTATTAAACAGCCTTTTATCAAGCTCCGCCGAGGTGATCCACTCGTCAGGAGTTTCGTTTACATACGAGTGGAAATAACGTTCTCCATGCTGATTTAAGTGAATATAAACCGAGCAGATATTTTTATTAGGTTCATAAGAACAAAAGGAAAGATCAACATGCTCTTTCTTTAATTCTCCCTCTACAAATTTACTTGTTTCATCCATTCCCAATTTGCATAAGTAAGACGAGGGAATGCCATTTCTGCTAATCCCAACTGCTACATTAACAGTAGCTCCCCCTAATAATCGCTCATATGTTGTATTTGATGAATCTAATGCAATATAGTCAACTATTGCTTCCCCTAATGATATAAGACCTTGCTTTTTCAATATGTGACTCCTTTCGCGAACTGCTGCCATATGTATTTTACGAATATTTTAACAGCAATTTCAGAGGTTTGGGAAGCAAGGGGATACATCTGTGGGCTAGAAACATGAAGCTTCACTCAAAAAAGGAATCTTCAATAATCATCAGGACATCCTATTGTCAGGAGGGATGTTTTTTGGGGATTCGAGTGATGTTCATACTAATTTTCATTAGTTTCCATTTACCAATCATGGCAAATGCAGAAACTCCGCTCACTGCTGCATTTACCCGTGACCATCAGCTTTGGATCAAAACAGGGGAACAGGAAAGGCAAATTACAAAAGGGCGGTATGTGTATTCTCCAAAATGGTCATATGATGGACGTTTCATTGCCTATATCGATGGGGATGAACAAGGAGGAAAATCGAATTTATTCATTTATGATACGAAGGCAAAGGAAAGCTACCAGCCTTACATAAGAGTTGAAACCACTGACTTTAAATGGTCACCGGTAAAAAACCAATTAGCCTACACGGATCATGGATTACTGAACGTGACAAAAGAGAAGGATGGCCGCCCGCAGGGTTTCGAAAATGTTGCGCTGGGGGTAAGTGGGTTCGAATGGTTTCCAAATGGCAAAGAATTCATCGTTTCCTCACAATCCAGTTTGCGTCCTACCGGGTGGGGACCAATCCCGCTCTATAAGGTCCCGGTCAATGCGAATCTTGCAAAGGAAAAAATGCAGAAATTTTATACGATCCAAACACATGAACCAGACTTGTTTGGTATTGATGCTGATTATTTTAAGTGGAGCCATGATGGAAAATGGGTCAGTTTTATTCTGATTCCTACGGCTTCCTGGTCCATGGACAGCCAAACATTATGTGTCCTGTCAAATCAAGGAGAACAATTTCAGGCAGTAGGAAAAATGCTGGGGTACAAGGACTGGTTCAAGTGGGCACCATCCTCCAACAACCAGCTGGCCTATATTTCAGGTGAAGGAAGATTTTTCGTTGAAAACAAGAAAACGAAAATCGCTGACATTCCCATCTTTAAGGAGCAAAAGGAATACACGCCCACGGGTTTTGTAGACCTTGATTTGGAATGGTACTCACAGAATCAAGTAATCGTCGCCCGCGCAAAAGAAAACAAGGAGTGGACAGAAGGGCCAGTCCCAACGATGTACACGGCACTCTATGCAATCAATATTAAAACGGAGGAGCAAAAACAAATTACTTTTCCGAAAAAGAATGAACTTGATATAGATCCACAAGTGGCTGGCCATCATCTTACCTGGTTTCGTAAGGATCCAAATGATACCCAGGGTGATGTCTGGGTAAAGAAAGGCTTGAGTGGGGAAGAGTATAAATGGATTCAGAACGTTGATTCTGCTCCGGTGTTTTTAACTGGAAAAGAAAAGCGATGACAGGGACGGGACGAAATTCTTGTCAGGAGTTAGAGACAAGTTCTGTGGACAAGGGAAGATTTCCTCTACGCAAAAAAAAGCAGCGAACTCTGAACTGCATCTCCAATTGTTAGGTGTGTCTAACTTTTTGGGTTCAGTTCAGTCATTCGCTGCTTCAGTCATCAAGATGCTTGTTCTTTATCGGAGACAGAATAAATCATAGAATTTTCCACGCTTAGCAAGCTTTTTCGCAAATCCTTCTTATCATTAAGGATAATGACACAAGAATGCTCAAACTCTCCAAGACCATTGATATATTTTTCATATAAAGCCTCTTCAGCTTCATCAAGGTCTGTGTTTTTTGGAAGTGAAAGTTCAAGTCCAAGCACATATTGTGGACGTTCTGGAATCGAAGTGAGTTGCTTTCGGACGAGATAAGCATTTGTAATTTCCCTGTACTGTGCCAGTTGATTTATACCTGCGAGTATTTCGCTATTTTCTTTGTCATGAGTGATAAAGTGGTCTGTTGGCTGGATATAATCGCACTCTTCATTGGAAGCTTCAACGATTTCTTCCCACTTCTCCAGTTCACCTCTTGTTTTTTCAAATAACTCGCTTTGTTCGGTTTCGTAATAATAACCGCATAATAGGTCAAGCACAGGCAAGCGCAATTCCCAATCATAGGACATAGCAAGGTGGATCAATTGTATTCCTTTTTCTGCAGTGTCCTTGGATTCCAGATAATGCTCTCCTAAAGTCAACAGTGCCCCTGCAGTTCGCGGATCTTCAGAATGCTTCTCACCAATCTCCTCATACAACGGGATCGCTGCTTCCAGGCTATTGAATTCGACTGTCAAATAGGCTTTTTCCAGCAGTTCTTCAAGGGTGGCGACTTGTTTGTTGGATAACTCTTCGAATCGCTGCTTTGATTCATTAAAGTTTTCAATTTCTTCTTTCCAGTTATCCTGGTTGTAGTCAACCCACATTTTATTAAAGTCACTGATCACTCGACCTGGGAATGCGAAGAAATAGTCAAGCGCAGATTCCTGTTGTATCTTCGGCAATTCGGCTTCTACTCCAAGTGCAGAAAGTCTGTCCCTTAAACAAGGGTGGGTATCTGTCATATAACTTTCCTCGGCTAGTTGTTCATTGAAATATCCGGTTGCTTTTTGTTCACTAAGTGACTGGAACTTCTCATTGAAATTTGAATATGGCTGAGGAACGCTGTTCGTCTTTGCGCATTCTTGAAACAATTCACTGTAAAAATCACGGTAATAATAAGGTGCGGCCACAGAGATTACTGTCAATGCTTCACCCATGGCCGGCGAGGATGTTGCTAAGGCTGCCGAACGGTCTGCATCGTATTCTTCCTGTCTGGCCATCGCGAATGTATAGGCATCAAACCTTGGATAAAACCACTGGAAGAACTTTTTGAAGATGAAAGTGCCGAACTGTTCGTTTTCCTCCAATGAATGCAATAAACGGCCCCAGCTCATTCTTAAACGGTATATTTTCGCGCCCAGAGCAGTGTCTGAATTAGAAATATGGGCTAGCTCATGGGCAAGAACAGCCGTAAATTGCTGCTGGGAAAGGGTCGATAGAAGCGGGATCCCGATTACCAGGACGTTCCGCTTTTTTCCGATCATTCCATATGCTGAAATTTGTGCGACAGAGGCATTGAATTCACTATCCAGGACAATCGCATCTATTTGTGGTGTGTTCAATCTATGGCGCAAAGTGTCAATCATCTCAAATAATTTAGGAGCTTCTTCCCTTTGCAGGTAGTACCCATCAGGCATTTCCATTTTCACAATCAGGGCTTTAATAATGAAAAATGACAAGGCACCCGTCAAGAGCAGAACTTTCACATTTCCAAAGGTAAAATTCCCGTCAGCAATCATGACAATTGAAATCGCCATTAAAAATAAAAACAACGACAAAAATAATGCAACATAACCAAAACCAAGTCCAGTAAGCATGATGACTTTGAATCTGTAAAGCTTCGGGTTGGCAGATGCCTGCTTTTCCAGCTTGTTCACCAACGTTTCAAACTCTTGAACTGTCATTCTCATTCCCCTTTATTAAGTTATCGATAGTATTATATCAGGGAGGAAGTTATTGCTAAAAGATGTTTTTTATTGGAAATTATCAATAAATTAGTTATTCAGGAAATTTTTTAATGTGAGCCTGGTGGAAGGGAGCGGTTTCTCTTATGAAAACGAAGTCGAGCTGAGATTTCGGTCACCAAAGGCTTACTTCATAAAAATCTTTAATATTACGTGAAGACAGACTTGTTCCCATTGGCTGAAGGGAACAAGCCGAGCCAGCTGGTCATAGAATAAACATGAAAAAATGGTGGCCTGCCTGGAGGGAGAAGGAACAGGATGATGCGTAATGGAATGTATTCACACGGAACACAAAGCGGACCAATGAACGTGGTGGTAGTTGAGCCATATGTATATTCAGCTCTTCATAATCTTATCGGAAAAAGAGTGGTCCTGGATACAACACGTGGTTCAGTTAGCGGAATAGTTATGGATGCCAAGCCAGACCATGTGGTGATACAGGAGCGTGATTCCACATTTTTTGTCCGGATACGCGAAATCGTTTGGATTATGCCAGAGTCTTAACGGACGACGTAGCTGATTTTACATTTGCTATTAGTGCAGAGGTGAACATATACACCTTGGCATGATTGGAACACATGTTCATAAACTCTATAATCTATGTATGAGTATCCTTCGGGATGCTTTTTTTTGTTACTGGTGGGACGGTTCCTTATTATTACAGAAGGGGAAGAGGAAATACTTGTGCACTTGAATTTACATAGACTTTCGGACAAAATGACGTGCATTCGAGCAAAAGTTGTCCGAAGTAGGTTCATGTTCGGACAAAATGACGTGCATTCGAGCAAAAGTTGTCCGAAATAGGTTCATGTTCGGACAAAATGACGTCCATTCAAGCAAAAGTTGTCCGAAGTAGGATCAGGTTCGGACAAAGTGACGTGCATTCGAGCGAAAGTTGTCTGAAGTAGGATCAGGTTCGGACAAAGTGACGTCCATTTAAGCAAAAGTTGTCCGAAGTAGGATCAGGTTCGGACAAAGTGACGTCCATTCAAGCAAAAGTTGTCCGAAGTAGGTTCATGTTCGGACAAAGTGACGTGAATTCGAGCAAAAGTTGTCCGAAGTAGGATCAAGTTCGGACAAAGTGACGTCCATTCAAGCAAAAGTTGTCTAAAGTAGGATTAGGTTCGGACAAAATGACGTGAATTCGAGCGAAAGTTGTCCAAAGTAGGATCAGGTTCGGACAAAATGACGTGAATTCGAGCGAAAGTTGTCTGAAGTAGGATCAGGTTCGGACAAAGTGACGTGCAATAGAGGAGAAGTTGTCCGAAGTAGGATCAGGTTCGGACAAAGTGACGTGAATTCGAGCAAAAGTTGTCCAAAGTAGCATCAGGTTCGGACAAAATGACGTGAATTCGAGCAAAAGTTGTCCGAAGTAAGTTCATGTTCGGACAAAATGACGTCCATTCAAGCAAAAGTTGTCCGAAGTAGGATCATGTTCGGACAAAATGACGTCCATTCAAGCAAAAGTTGTCCGAAGTAGGATCAGGTTCGGACAAAGTGACGTGCATTCGAGCGAAAGTTGTCTGAAGTAGGATCAGGTTCGGACAAAGTGACGTGAATTCGAGCAAAAGTTGTCCGAAGTAGGATCATGTTCGGACAAAGTGACGTCCATTCAAGCAAAAGTTGTCTAAAGTAGGATTAGGTTCGGACAAAATGACGGCCCCTCAAGCAAAAGTTGTCCCAAGTAGAATCAGGTTTAAAGGGAATCAAATCCAGTGTAAAAAATATAAAGAATAGATAAAGGGAACATTAATAATTGTTGTTTGTCTGTCAAATATCATTTTTTTGGATTGGAAAAATGTACGATAGGACTGTAATAACTAATCGAGTTTTTAGGGAGACAATCTAAATGAAAGATTTAAAGAAATGGCTTATGACTTTCATGGTAGCATTCGTAGCAACGGGCTGCAGCAGCGAAGATTCTGAAAATCCCGAAACTGAAGAAAACTAAGAAGAAGAAAGCACTGAAACAGAAGAATAAAGTGGTTGGGGCATGGGAGTTGGTTCTCATGTCCCTTTTCATTTCTTCTTCTTTGTGTCTTCTTTTTATTGTATAAAAGAAAAAGCCAGGGTTGAGTCCCGGCTTCATTTAACACTATAAACATTCATTTTCAACGGTATGAATCAGTTTTTTTAATAATTCTACCGAGTGGTCCAGGGAGAGTGAATAATACCGCTGTGTGCCCTTTTGTTCCATTCCCACCAGGTTATGTTCGCGAAGAATTTTTAAATGATGGGATATTGCTGGCCTCGAAAGGCTTGAATGCTCTGTGATTTCGTTTACACTTAAGCGTTCATGTTCAGCTAATAATAGAATGATATCTTGTCTTGCAGGGTCACTTAATGCCGTGAAAAGCGGTATACACGAACGGAATACTTCGATTGCTTGTTCCCCCATTGGATGCTCTCCTTTGTTGATTCATTATCTTTTATTAAATCGCAGTTAAGCTTCTTTCGCAACATATTTGGCTATTTTTGCTGCAAGGCTTCTAGGCAGGAACTTCGCTGTGTAGGCTCCAATTTTGTTCACGCTTCCGGTAATGACGACACGCTTTCCTGCCATTAACGCCTGATAACCTTGTTTTGCGACTTCCTCTGATGACATGGCTCCGCTGAACATCTTTGTATTCTCTACATTTGCAATGGCCGCAAAATTGGTCTTTGTCGCTCCAGGGCACAGCGTAGTAACTGTAACGTTTGTGCCTGCCAGCTCTTCTGCCAGAGCTTCGGATAAGGACAAAACATAGGCTTTTGTCGCGTAGTAAACGGCCATCAAAGGTCCTGGCTGGAATGCAGCAGTACTGGCAACATTGAGAATCCTTGCTTTATGTGTGTTTCCCTTAAGGTCAGGCAGAAAATAATGAGTTAACTCAGTAAGTGCGGTTATATTCAATCGAATCATTTCCGATTGTTTCAAAATATCTAGCTCTTCAAATTTTCCCATCAGTCCAAACCCGGCATTATTCACTAAAGTATCGATTGTGATTCCCGCTGCTTTTACTTCTTCATACACTTCTTTGGCTGCGTCGGGCTCGCTTAAATCCTTCGTGATCACAGTAACGTTTAAGTTAGGATATTGATTTTGAATTTCCTCCATTTTGGTCTTATTTCGGGCGACTAGCACCAAATCATACCCATCTTCCGCAAACAATCCTGCAAATTCATATCCTAACCCGCTAGTTGCTCCAGTGATTAAAGCAGTTTTATTCATGTTGAATCCTCCTATTTCGTTATGTTTATAAGTTTAAAAGTTTAAACGTTTAAAACCTTAAACAAATGGTAAGCTATTTTATTAAAAACTGCAAGTAATTTTATAAGTTAAAGGTGCTATAAAGGAAGGAAAGTGTGGAGGGGGATAAATCATGCTCATCTGCACTTCAAAAGGAGCAAAGGGTCCATTCCAGGCCAGCTATGCTCCCGAATCGTCCCGAATGAAGAACGCGGTTAGTAAATGCTGGAGGAATGCACCCATTAATTGTTATTGGACGGTAAGTAAGTTTTGTATGAGCTGCCGGATTAACCAGCAGCGGGAGCAGTCGGTCCTGCTGTCCGGGCGCCTAACTCCTGATCTAATAGTAAGAGTGCAGAAGGGGTATCCTCAGCAAGCTTGAGACGATCAATAATTGTTTTAGCCTGAGCCTCTTCATCTATTTGTTCCCTTAAAAAGTCCTGGATGATTATAGCTGCCTGCGGGTCGATTTGATTGACATAATTATAGGCCTGGCGATAGGTATTCGTAACAAATTGTTCATGCCCTAATACTTTTTGAAAGGCCTCTAATGGGGTACCGAATTCATTTGGTTGTGCAGGCATACTATTAATTTGGACAGTACCGTCCCGGTCCACGACAAAATCAATTAATGTGAGCATATGGGTTCTTTCTTCCTCGGATTGCAGCCTTAACCAATGGGCCATACCAGTAAAGTTCTGTTTAGCCATATAAGCAGACATAGCAAGATATAAAGTAGACGAAACATGTTCAACTTGTATCAAATCATTAAACAAGCTTTGCAATTCCTCATTCAATTTCCTCACCCCTGATCAAAAATCCTACAATTTAGTGTATAAAAATTGGGCATGGGCGTACCTTGTATTAAGTTTTTTATAAAATCAGTACATTTTCAATAGGTTCGTTTATACGAGTAAAGTGGAAAACGAAGCACTTTCAGGAATTAATTTTGTGAGAAAGGAAACCTCTTTCCTGTGAAGTGGATTAATATTCCATGTATAGGTCTTAGGACTGATTAAAAATTAAAGCCCCAGCCTGTTAATTGATCATGGGTAATGGCTTATCATGAACCTATAATCAATTGGAGGCGAAATAAAATGAAAAAAGTGATCGGTTTTGGTTTGGCAGCATTATCAGCTGTTTTAATACTGTCAGGATGTAATAACACAATTCTTGCTAATAACGAAAGTGATGATGAAATCGTCGTTGAGAAGGATCGGGCAAAAGAGCTTGAGGTTGTTTTGAATTTTGGCGCCGGGAAAATGGATGTTGCGGGTGGCGCTGATGAATGGGTAAGTGGTAACGCAATCTATGAACCTGAAAAAATGAAACCTGAAGTCTCGTATGATTTAAAAGGGAAAGTGGGCAAAGTAGAGATTGCTCAGCCAGATCATTTTAAAATCGGAAAGATGAAGAATGAATGGGATTTGAAAATCAACGAGGATGTTCCAGTGGAACTTGTCGTAAATGCAGGCGCATCAGACACCGATCTTGACTTAAACGGGATTCAACTTTCCAACCTTGAAGTGAACGCAGGGGTTGGTGATTTAACCGTGGATCTGGGAGGAGATTGGAAAGAAAGCTTTGATGTCCGTATTTCATCGGGAGTAGGAAAGATGACTGTGATCCTTCCAAAAGATACAGGAGTGAGAGTACACGCACAAAAAGGCATAGGCTCTTCAACCTTTGAAAACTTAATTTCAAAAGGAGACGGCGTTTATGTAAATGAAGCTTACGAAGATGCAAAAGTAAAGATTGATCTTGATGCAGACTTAGGTGTCGGCGAAGTAACATTTAAAACGGCAAAATAATTCGGTAAGGGGGACGACTCCAGCGTTTCATCATTCGTAAAGAATGGTGGGACAGCGGAACCGTCGCTCTGTATTCAGAAATCAAACCTTTTTAATCAAACGTTTGATTAAGAAAAAAAATCGCTTTTTCTTTATTGTCTTATCTCAGCAATTCTTTTACGTGTACAATCATTCCTTTTGAAATCGTAAGCCTCATCCTCAAAATCCATGTGCTTAGATTAGTATTAGTGGTCATTCCGATTTTGTTTATTTTCGGCGGACTCAAAATATTCACTGATGATAAAGATCAATAAACAGGCATGATCAACCTATATTTATACCAATCAGAATAAATGAAAGGATGAGTGGGATATTATGGGTAAGCTAAGGTAAAGGGAATTGAATCCATAATGAATAACTATTTCAAAAACATTAATAATAAAAATTTTAAAGTGAACGTCTATAAATCTCCCTGGGCTGCAGCGAATGGTCTGCGTGCTTACCTGGCTTTGGCCAATTTTATAATCGGGATTATATAATCGCAATCACATTAGGCTTATGGGAAATTCTTGTTAACTTAATGAGCGGATTGAATTGGTCCATATATTATTCATTTATTGGGGATTTGCAACAATCATTTGAGGTAATAGATTGGGGATGGGGCTTGTATTATCCATCTGTATACGTCTTCAATATCTGGCATGCATACGATAGAGCCAAAACAATCAACTTAGAGCTCGAAAATAGAGGGGTTCCCAAACCAGAAAAATATGCACACAGCTTAGGTTTTTTTACAGGATTGTTCTTGGGTATGTTCTTTGGAATACACTGGAACTTTTTCGAAAGTCCAGTCTTTAGTGGGCTAACGTTAGGTCTTGTTTTGGGAATATCAGGTCATGTTCTTGAAAAACGCATATTGAAGAATAATTAATTTAACTGGAATCATCTCTAGTAAAAAGCAAAAAATATTTTCGGGACGAGGGAACAGTTATAGTACTTCACAGATTGTATACATATGTGTGACAACAGCACAGTCCCTATGTCTGCAACGCCATAACATTTTGGTGATACACATCGTTAACGGTGTGTTTTTTTGTATAAAGAGATGCCGGGGAAGGTTCTAATATTTCATTGTTGTAATAAATTGTATTTTCGTAAAGCGCGAAAACCGTCCCTGTGTTTCTCCAAGAAATCGAATAAAGGTGCAGGAATGTTCAAGAAGGAATAATAGATTACTTTGTTGAAGAATGTATCGAACAGCATATTTCGCCAGGAGCAAAAATCTAGGAGGATTAATGATGTTACATACGAAACCAGAATATGACGATTTCCCATTAAAGGCATATGACAAGATTCGGTATGCAGATACTGATCGTCAGGGGCATGTGAATAACGCACTGTTTTCAACATTCTTGGAAACTGGAAGAACAGAGCTTCTCTATGCAAACGAGCCACTGCATGCAGAAGATGCTTCATTTGTAATAGCGAGTCAAAAGCTGGATTTACTTTCTGAAATACGATGGCCTGGGACAGTTGAGATCGGCAGTGCCATTACAAGAATTGGCAACAGTTCCTTGTCTTTATTTCAAGGAATCTATCAAAATGGAAAACTTGCTGCAGTGGCAGATACCGTCATCGTGCAAATGGACGACCACACTAGAAAATCTGCGCCACTTTCACCTGAAACAAAAGAGCGATTAAAGCAATATTTAGTTGAAATTCAATAAAACTATATAACCAATGATCGAAACGCAGGGACGGTTTCAGTGTTTGAGACAGTGGAACGGTCCCTTTATCTATATCAGATTTTTAGGAGTGATTGTTTTGGAATTGAGTGATGTTATACACGGGCACAGATCGATACGAGAATATGAAGATAGGGAAATAAGTCAAGATCTGCTAGACCAAATTTTAGAGGCGGGTATTCGAGCCTCCTCAAGTGGCAATATGCAAACTTATTCGATTATCGTCACAAAAGACAAAGAACTTAAAGAAAAATTATACACTGCTCATATGGAGCAATCGATGGTTGTTGATGCACCTATACTAGTAACATTTTGTGCTGATTTTAATCGAATGAGGAAATGGCTTGCACTCAACGATGCACCGGTACATTTTGATAATTACATGAGCTTTATGATCGGTGCCATTGATGCGACTCTGGTAGCGCAAAACTGTGCCCTGGCAGCTGAAAATGCGGGACTAGGCATCTGCTATATGGGCTCGACGCTTGCAAATTGTGACCAAATTGGTGAACTGCTGAACCTGCCGCCAAATGTCGTACCCGTTGTTGGTTATTCATTAGGGTATCCCGCAGAAAACCCTGCTCCGCGTGATCGATTGCCGATGCATGGACTTGTTCACTACGACCAGTATGAAGATTACTCGGATGAAGACATTCTGGAAATTTATAAAGATCGAAATGAAAAAGGATGGAACCGCTACATGGCCGTCCCAAAACTTAAAGAAATGACAGAACAATTAGGGTTGAAAAATCTTGCTCAAATCTATACTAAAGCCAAGTATACGAAGGAATCGCACCTCGAATTTTCACAAACCGTGCTGAAGTACTTGGAGAGACAAAACTTTATGAATAATGAATAAAAAATACGATCTTATCGTTATTCAAAAACTTTCTCCTCAATTATTTTTATAAATTAGATTCTCCTTGATGATCTTTTGAAAAACGTCTCAATCCATTGGTATAACTGG contains the following coding sequences:
- a CDS encoding carbohydrate kinase family protein, coding for MKKQGLISLGEAIVDYIALDSSNTTYERLLGGATVNVAVGISRNGIPSSYLCKLGMDETSKFVEGELKKEHVDLSFCSYEPNKNICSVYIHLNQHGERYFHSYVNETPDEWITSAELDKRLFNTSKIFYFGSGTLFHPIARNTTEQALQYAKEENLLIAFDTNIRLKRWENENQCRETILSYVQKADIVKMTEDELLFLTETDTLEKGLEQLVKMEIPFLFITKGKYGAYAIHDDMRIHVPGFVVKAVDTTGAGDAFMAALLSCFHDRGIPKNEAELTEYTEFANKAGAISATKLGSL
- a CDS encoding translocation protein TolB produces the protein MANAETPLTAAFTRDHQLWIKTGEQERQITKGRYVYSPKWSYDGRFIAYIDGDEQGGKSNLFIYDTKAKESYQPYIRVETTDFKWSPVKNQLAYTDHGLLNVTKEKDGRPQGFENVALGVSGFEWFPNGKEFIVSSQSSLRPTGWGPIPLYKVPVNANLAKEKMQKFYTIQTHEPDLFGIDADYFKWSHDGKWVSFILIPTASWSMDSQTLCVLSNQGEQFQAVGKMLGYKDWFKWAPSSNNQLAYISGEGRFFVENKKTKIADIPIFKEQKEYTPTGFVDLDLEWYSQNQVIVARAKENKEWTEGPVPTMYTALYAINIKTEEQKQITFPKKNELDIDPQVAGHHLTWFRKDPNDTQGDVWVKKGLSGEEYKWIQNVDSAPVFLTGKEKR
- a CDS encoding M48 family metallopeptidase, which gives rise to MTVQEFETLVNKLEKQASANPKLYRFKVIMLTGLGFGYVALFLSLFLFLMAISIVMIADGNFTFGNVKVLLLTGALSFFIIKALIVKMEMPDGYYLQREEAPKLFEMIDTLRHRLNTPQIDAIVLDSEFNASVAQISAYGMIGKKRNVLVIGIPLLSTLSQQQFTAVLAHELAHISNSDTALGAKIYRLRMSWGRLLHSLEENEQFGTFIFKKFFQWFYPRFDAYTFAMARQEEYDADRSAALATSSPAMGEALTVISVAAPYYYRDFYSELFQECAKTNSVPQPYSNFNEKFQSLSEQKATGYFNEQLAEESYMTDTHPCLRDRLSALGVEAELPKIQQESALDYFFAFPGRVISDFNKMWVDYNQDNWKEEIENFNESKQRFEELSNKQVATLEELLEKAYLTVEFNSLEAAIPLYEEIGEKHSEDPRTAGALLTLGEHYLESKDTAEKGIQLIHLAMSYDWELRLPVLDLLCGYYYETEQSELFEKTRGELEKWEEIVEASNEECDYIQPTDHFITHDKENSEILAGINQLAQYREITNAYLVRKQLTSIPERPQYVLGLELSLPKNTDLDEAEEALYEKYINGLGEFEHSCVIILNDKKDLRKSLLSVENSMIYSVSDKEQAS
- a CDS encoding YuzF family protein; translation: MMRNGMYSHGTQSGPMNVVVVEPYVYSALHNLIGKRVVLDTTRGSVSGIVMDAKPDHVVIQERDSTFFVRIREIVWIMPES
- a CDS encoding ArsR/SmtB family transcription factor; amino-acid sequence: MGEQAIEVFRSCIPLFTALSDPARQDIILLLAEHERLSVNEITEHSSLSRPAISHHLKILREHNLVGMEQKGTQRYYSLSLDHSVELLKKLIHTVENECL
- a CDS encoding SDR family NAD(P)-dependent oxidoreductase encodes the protein MNKTALITGATSGLGYEFAGLFAEDGYDLVLVARNKTKMEEIQNQYPNLNVTVITKDLSEPDAAKEVYEEVKAAGITIDTLVNNAGFGLMGKFEELDILKQSEMIRLNITALTELTHYFLPDLKGNTHKARILNVASTAAFQPGPLMAVYYATKAYVLSLSEALAEELAGTNVTVTTLCPGATKTNFAAIANVENTKMFSGAMSSEEVAKQGYQALMAGKRVVITGSVNKIGAYTAKFLPRSLAAKIAKYVAKEA
- a CDS encoding ferritin; this encodes MNEELQSLFNDLIQVEHVSSTLYLAMSAYMAKQNFTGMAHWLRLQSEEERTHMLTLIDFVVDRDGTVQINSMPAQPNEFGTPLEAFQKVLGHEQFVTNTYRQAYNYVNQIDPQAAIIIQDFLREQIDEEAQAKTIIDRLKLAEDTPSALLLLDQELGARTAGPTAPAAG
- a CDS encoding toast rack family protein gives rise to the protein MKKVIGFGLAALSAVLILSGCNNTILANNESDDEIVVEKDRAKELEVVLNFGAGKMDVAGGADEWVSGNAIYEPEKMKPEVSYDLKGKVGKVEIAQPDHFKIGKMKNEWDLKINEDVPVELVVNAGASDTDLDLNGIQLSNLEVNAGVGDLTVDLGGDWKESFDVRISSGVGKMTVILPKDTGVRVHAQKGIGSSTFENLISKGDGVYVNEAYEDAKVKIDLDADLGVGEVTFKTAK
- a CDS encoding acyl-CoA thioesterase, which produces MMLHTKPEYDDFPLKAYDKIRYADTDRQGHVNNALFSTFLETGRTELLYANEPLHAEDASFVIASQKLDLLSEIRWPGTVEIGSAITRIGNSSLSLFQGIYQNGKLAAVADTVIVQMDDHTRKSAPLSPETKERLKQYLVEIQ
- a CDS encoding nitroreductase family protein — translated: MIVLELSDVIHGHRSIREYEDREISQDLLDQILEAGIRASSSGNMQTYSIIVTKDKELKEKLYTAHMEQSMVVDAPILVTFCADFNRMRKWLALNDAPVHFDNYMSFMIGAIDATLVAQNCALAAENAGLGICYMGSTLANCDQIGELLNLPPNVVPVVGYSLGYPAENPAPRDRLPMHGLVHYDQYEDYSDEDILEIYKDRNEKGWNRYMAVPKLKEMTEQLGLKNLAQIYTKAKYTKESHLEFSQTVLKYLERQNFMNNE